The sequence CCGATACAACGAGTAGACGTGCGGCCTCCGCAAATAACCGAAATATTATTTGCTCTCGCTCTGTCTTGGTCATCTCATAGACAGCCAGGACTTACCTTTTGTCTTATTGGCAGAAGTTATCTGAACTCAGCAGCCATACGCACTGGTCTTGGGCTCGGCTGGTAATTACAGATAGAATCGCTATAGCAAGAGAGGCAAGGAACATCACGTCGAGCCCTAATTAGGCAGTTCGTCCAGCTCCAATACCTCCATCCAGGTTAAAAGTCTTCTTGCGGCCATACCCCTTATAAGAACCGCATTCCGTACGACTTCAATCTCCGCTGGGATAGCGTTGAACATCATTCGAGCAATGACGACATCAGCTGCAATTACATCTGGGTTTTGATCAGTTGTCGAGTTTTCCAACACAGAGAGCCTTTTTGGTAACAACTCTGCTACCGGAACCACTGGAGTCCGAAAATACTCAATGTTCCAAAATTCCAACTCTTTAGTTGAGTGACCAGATAACAACTCGTCGATCTTCTCATTCTGATTGTCCAGCCACTCCTTGGGATTCTCCTTCATCAAGTTGCGCTTAGCTTCAATTGATCGCAGTGTCCCGCGATATACCACATTCCCAACTTCTCCCAGATAGCAACGATGGAAAGGGATGAGCGGAGTCCATTTGTCGCAGGTGCTGATGTTGGGGGTGAGACTAACCTGGAATAGACGGTCAGTACCTGGGTCATAAACATACCCCAGTTGCTGAGAAAAGAACGAGATATAGACAGAGTAGGCGTAGAGAACCACGATAGTGGTTGCAATCCAGAGCGTCCATTTCCGTTTCTTTGTAGCCACCAACATCATTGGGAAGCTAATTCCCACACAATACAAAGCAGCACGCTGATTGCTCTAAATACTGCGAAGGCTAGGCTGTAAGTGATAAGGTGTCAACACCTACGAGAGTGTCTTCAGGCTTTAGGCATATGCGATTCCAACCCCATCGAAACCCCCCGAATTTCGCAACAATTAGTGGCAAAGTTGCAGTCAAATTTAAATACGAGTTTGATTCACGTTTCCTTAGCGCCGTCGGAATGAAAATGAAGTAGGCGACATTACTCTCCCTACCTCGAGTCAGTAACCTTCGATGCGCTTTCAAATATACCTACTTATACTGTGGCTTCTTTTGTGCCAGAAACGATCGGGGAGCACCAGAAGCAGTGAACCCAGTAGAATAAATAGAACGCTCCGAACTCCGCGCAATCGCTGAGATAAGTGGGGAAACCGTTGCAACAGCGGGCACATTCGAAAACCTATCTTTTTACATTCACACGGAACGATCCGTTCGAGAAGGCTCGGTCAATCGCCCGGCTGGCCGAGAACATTGCCATCCTTACCGCGAAAAGACCTCCAGGATTTCATCCAGCGAATGGATGGTGCCCAGCAGCGTCGGGCTTCCGAACTGCTTGTTGTGGCGGTTCTCATTGACTCGCTCCAGCCCGATAACCAGGTTGTTGAAATCGTCCAACTTGGCGGTCTCGAAATACGTGATGAAGTCGAGGTCGTCTAGCCCGCTCGAGTGATAGAGCTTGCGCTTGACCGTCTTAAGGTAGGTCACCGTAGCGTCCGCGTGCTCTTTCATCATCGTGTTCCGTCCGTCCTGTGCCGTGATCCACCATTCCGCGTCCTTTCGGATGGGTACGACGATCACATAGGACTTAGGACCGGGATCAGGGAGGGTCTTCATCGCCTCTTTCAGGTCGTCGGGAAAGGCCGGTACATAATTGGCCATTTTGGTAATGCCGTTAAATGTATTGGTGTTGTGCAGATACTTACCGAACGTTGTCCCCATCAGGTCCACGAGGAAGTTCTGGTTGTTCAGCATTTCCATAGAATGAACGCGGACGAAGAAGTCTGCTTTCTCGGAAAGCCCACGAAGGAGATAGGTATCGGTCGTGACGGTGTCGGCATGCTTCTGGAAGATGGCCTTCACTTCCGCTGCGGCCGACCCTCTCGTCGCCTTGTCCAGCTTCCACCAGTCTCCATCTACCTTGAACACTGCGAAACTCCCATAGACGCCAGGATCTTTGAGCAGCTTCTCTCGATCTGCTGCAGCCTGAGCTGTACCCGCCCAAGACCAAGCCAGCAGCCCGACCATGACAACTGTGAGAATACTCCTACTCCGCATTGGTGCCTCCCTTTTGCCGCACATGGACCATCGCTCTATAAGCTATCGTCGACCAGTGTTCGATTTTATTACAGGGTAAGGTCGTGATCGGGCTTTCCAGGTCCGGAATCGACCTCGGAAAAAACCTAGGTGCATCTGGAACTTAGTATCTCCATGAAGTCTCTTGTGACAGCATAACTCACAAGGCCACTACCTTCACGAGGGTTTATTTAGGTGCTGAAAAGTAATATACTTTCACCTGCATGTTTTAGTCGTACCCGTTTCTGACTTGAAGAAAATCATCGAAACTCGCTAAAATAAAAGGCGAAGTCGCAGTCAAATTCAAACACGGGTTCGAATCCCGTTGGGACCACCACACTTTCTCTTCATTCTTCCGTGAGTTAGCAACTTTCCTCTCTCCGGTCACCTCTTCCAAAACAGTTCCATAGGACAATCCATAGGACACAAGGGCTTGGTGAAGCAGAGAAACAGCAGCCCGTAGCTGCTGATTCCAGCCGTATCCACCGTGAGAATAGGCAGCGGTCATAGCGTCGCCGCCGAGCTGATCATTCATAACTCCGCGCAATCGATGACCCAATAGTGCCGCGCACACTTCGAACGGAACGCCCAGATTCTGAAGCCACGTCGCAAAGGTATGGCGGAGGTCATGGAAGTGGAGGTCGACCCCCTTGGCGTCCGTCGCCACACGCCTCCAGAAGATGCTAAACGCGGCCGGAGTGAGGGGAATTTCACGGGGTGTCTGTTTCAATCGGCTGCGGGCGGGAGAATCAACCACCGCCGTCATCCCGCTTCCGCATCCAGGTCCGATCGATTTCTAGAATCTTGGCTTCCCTGAGCCCTGTGTGAAGAGCAACCGTGGCGATCCGCCAGAACTCCGCCGGGTCGTATTCATGCGCGCCGATCTTTTTCAGCCGCCGCTCAACCGCCTTAGATTCGATCGCCTTCAGCTCTTCCACGGTGGCTACCCGTTGCCGATGTTCCACGTCCGGTAGCTCAACCCGTTTCAACCGGTTCTTGTCCAGCTTGTCGAAGTCGACGGCCAGGTTGAGGATCCGCATGAGAACGTTCCATTCGCGCCGAAGTGTCCAGGGGGCGGCCTTGTCTGCGAGCCGAGACGTGATATAGTCCAAGCCATCTTCAGCCATCAGAGAATCGAGTCGACGGTCACCGAAGCGGGGCAATAGGTGAGTCTCGATTACGGATGCAGGCCGGGCAAGGTCGAACCGCTTTTTGACGTGCATGGTTTGCCAGTAGAGGGGAAGGAACTCTTTGAACGTGATCGATACAGGCCGCTGGGCGTCTGCTCTCGCACCTTCTTGGATCTTGGCGATCATCGCGATCGCGGCCGCATCGGCTTGCTCCTTGGTCAGGTTGTATCCGAGCAGCGGCCGATAGCGTACACCCTTCCACCGGAAATACAGATCGAAGGCTACGCCATGCTGAGTGGGACGTGTGTGGATCGTATAGGGCATTATCGATACCGTGCGCTGCGATGGTAAATCGGCGGGGACGAAATGTCCACGATGCCCAGAGAGCGTTCCGGTCCGTTTGTCGCTGCGATCGCCTGCGGAGTCGACGCCTTCACCTCCACCACGCGCCCCTGCTTCAACCAGGCTTCCAGTTCGTCCTGATCGAACAGCATCACTCGAGAGCCTGGCCGGCGGTAGCGAGGGATGTCTTTCCTCTGGTAGAGAGAAGATTTCGACATTCGGAGGAACTGCGCAGCCTCTTGGAGATTCAGCGGTCTCATAATCTTAAATGGAGGCGTTTACGTACCATGTTGAACTCTGCTAAAAGCGCGTGCATGGCAAACATACGGCCCGAGGTCTCAAAGTTTATGAGTGCCTGCGAGCACCTATTCAGCTTCACCCTTGCGAGTGGTCGGCTTACAGCAGACGAATGTTCTGTTCTGGAATATTACGCGGAGGAGCTTCAGAAACAGATGGCTCCCGTCTGTGCTGATCCACAGGCTCATTGCCACGATCAAACATCGTCCTCTTCTTAAGCATCGTCGTGAGCCACGAAAAGTTCTCTCACGGCCTCGTTGCTCACCGTATCGACGGATCTCTATCTTCATTGAAGTTGGTTATGAACCACTCTTGTATTACTGTGAGTGTGGGTGATTCTTCGCCTTTCAGAATTACATGACCCACAGCTTCTACGAGTTCGCATCGATCGTCGACCATCAATCAATCTTGGTGAAATTCCGCTCGTAGATCCAGCGGAGTTCTCACTCGATCAGCACGGAAGAAGCAGATCGGATGTTTGAAGAGTGCATCAACGGAGACAAGCTTTGGGACCACCACGCCAACCTCTAGTTGAACTGGCGCCGGTTCGCGACGTATTGTAATTGAAGGCGCCGAATAAACATCTCACGTAAGATTCTTGTTGTTACGATTGTGCAGCGCCGGCTCATGTGCAGCGAAGTCCCTCATAGCTAGGGAAATCCGGATACGTTGCTCGTCTTCCATAGAGAATAATGTAGCGAGAGAATGTAGCGTGTAATCGGTGATCACGGGAGGTGCTCTCTTGACGCAGAACTTGCTTTGCGTAAGACAGCCACTACTGATAAGCTAAGCATGTAGAAGTTCAGGATGAATCGAGAGGAGCAACGACACGAGAAGGGGCGGTGAATGCTCGGCTGGCCGCTCCGTTCGATAGAGTGGGGGGAGCTATGAATTCCAAGGTAAAAAATCTGCTGTTATGGGGCATGATCGGCTTGTTCATAGCCTTGCTGTTGAATATGTTTTCCGTTCCGACGCATGCGCCGGAAGAAGAAGTCTATTTCAGTGATTTCATGGCGAAAGTAGACCAGGGTGCGGTGGTGAAGGTCATCATCCGAGGCCGTCACATCAGTGGAGTCCTAAAAGACAACACACGAATCCACACCTATGCCGCGGATGATCCTGAACTGATCACGATGTTGCGGGAAAGAGGAGTTCAGATCGAGGTGAAACCAGCAGGTGAGACCCCATGGTACATCACGTTTTTGTATACATGGGGTCCCTTTATATTGTTCCTCGGACTCTTCTTGTTCTTCATGCGGCGGATGCAAGCCGGAGGCAATAGCGCATTGTCGTTCGGCAAGAGCCGTGCGCGGATGCTGACGGAGGAACACAAGAAGGTCACCTTTGCTGATGTGGCTGGAGTCGATGAGGCGAAAAACGACGTGCAGGAGATCGTCGAGTTCTTAAAAGATCCTCGCAAGTTTCAGTCGCTGGGCGGCCGCATTCCCAAGGGGGTGTTGGTGGTCGGTCCGCCCGGGACGGGGAAGACTTTGTTGGCGAAGGCTGTCGCAGGCGAGGCCGGTGTGCCCTTCTTCAGCATCAGCGGGTCTGATTTTGTGGAGATGTTTGTCGGGGTCGGCGCATCGCGTGTGCGCGACCTGTTTGAACAGGGGAAGAAACACGCCCCCTGCATCATCTTCATTGATGAAATTGATGCAGTAGGTCGTCTGCGTGGAGCAGGCTTGGGGGGCGGCCATGACGAACGAGAGCAAACGTTGAATCAGCTGCTCGTCGAGATGGATGGGTTCGACACGACGGAAGGCGTCATCTTGGTCGCGGCGACCAATCGGCCGGATGTCCTGGACCCGGCCCTACTCCGCCCCGGGCGATTTGATCGCCAGGTGGTGGTCGATCGGCCGGACCTTCGTGGCCGAGCTGAAATTCTCAAAGTCCATACGAAAAAGGTGCCGGTGGCAGCCAACGTGGAGCTGAACACGATTGCACGCGGGACGCCTGGATTCTCAGGAGCCGATCTCGAAAATCTGGTCAACGAGGCCGCGTTGTGGGCCGCTCGTCAGAACAAGACCGAAGTCGATGCCGTCGATTTCGAGATGGCTAAAGACAAGATTCTGATGGGAGCCGAACGGAAGAGCATGATTCTGACTGAAGAAGAGAAACGGATTACCGCCTATCATGAAGCCGGACATGCCTTAATGGCCAGACTTTTGCCAGGGACGGATCCGGTGCACAAGGTCACCATTATTCCGCGTGGGCGTGCGCTGGGAGTCACGATGCAGTTACCGACGGAGGATCGGCATAGCTATACCAAAGAATTCTTGTGCAATAGGCTGGCCGTGCTGATGGGTGGTCGAGTGGCAGAAGAGCTGGTGTTCAAACATGTGACGACAGGGGCAGGGAACGATCTCAATCAGGCCACGGATCTTGCTCGCAAGATGGTCTGTGAGTGGGGCATGAGTGACAAATTGGGGCCATTGACGTTCGGCCAGAAAAACGACTCGGTATTCCTGGGGCGGGACTGGACTGCCAAAAGGGACCTCAGCGAACGAGTTGCGAAGGAGATTGATCTCGAGATCAAGCAGTTTGTCACTGAAAACTACGAGCGAGCCAAGCAAGTGTTGACCGAACATATGGCCGGTTTGAACGCATTAGCCGAGGCGCTGTTGATCAAAGAATCGCTGGACGCGTTAGATATCGACCGAATTCTTACGGAGTCTTCCGCGGGAACTGTGCCTGCCTAAAAAACCCGACCGGATGGTTATTCGAATGGTGTCTGCGTGTTCGCATGAGCGAACCTTGCGTTGACGCCTCCATTCTTGGTTGTGTATAACCGAATGGACAATGAGGGATTCTTTCTGAGGGATGTATGTACGCACGTGAGTTTCGTGATGGTGCAAAGGACGGGCTAGAGGCGCTGGAGCCGCTCGATCCCGAAAAAATTACTTCGTTCAGCGAACTGCTTGAGGCGATGGGCAAGACCGCTTTCGGAGGACGCCATCTCGGCAAAGCGTTCGATGTGCTCTGGGCGATGATCGAGGATCCGGACTGCCGGGTCGTCATGACGCTGTCCGGCGCCATGACCATTGCCAAGATGGGAAAGATCATCACGAAGATGATCGATGAGGGTATGGTGCACTGCATCATCTCGACCGGAGCCTTGATGGCTCACGGTCTCAGTGAGTCTGTCGGAAAGACGCACTATCGACATGACCCGTCGATGAGCGATGAAGAGCTCTTTCGAAAGGGGTATAATCGCGTCTACGACACGCTCGAAATGGAAGCCAATTTGAATTATGTCGAGCACGTCGTCACCCGGACCGTGAAGCGTTTGAACGATGATCGGCCGCTTTCATCGGAAATCCTTACAAGAGAATTAGGGAAGACCTTGGCCGAAGAGTTCGACGGCGAAGGTATTCTGAAAAGCGCCTACTTGAAAAAGGTGCCGGTATTTATCCCGGCCTTTACCGATTCGGAAGTGGGCCTCGACATGGGAACGTGGGCGATGGCGAGAGAGGTCGATCGAGTCCGGTCGCAGGCTGGTCACAAGGACGATTTGGCCATCCTACAAACCATTCTGCAATCCTATCCGTCGTTTAACCCGTATCTGGATCTCAATAGCTATGCCGACCATGTTCTCTCAGCTAAACGTCTTGGCATCTTTACGATCGGTGGAGGCGTCCCGCGGAACTGGGCGCAACAGGTTGGTCCGTACATCGAAATCGGTAATTTGCGATTAGGGCTCTCCGTGAAGCCCCCTCGTTTTCAGTATGGGGTGAGAATCTGTCCGGAACCGGACTATTGGGGAGGGCTGAGTGGGTGTACCTATCAAGAAGGGCTCTCCTGGGGAAAGTTTGTGACTCCCAAGGATGGTGGCCGATTCGCCGAAGTCTTGAGCGATGCGACGGTCGTATGGCCCTTGTTGATGATGGGGCTTCTCGAGAGGAAAAAGGCTGGCGTGGTGCGTCACTCGTGAGACGAATGATTGGCCGATGGCTGGCTCCCCTATGTATCGGTAGCATCCTCATATGGTCTTCAGCAGCCTCCGCCGGAGATTCGCCGGATACCGACGTCCGGGTGAGGGGGCAGGCCAATGCGCCCCTGACCTTGATCGAATACTCTGATTTCACCTGTGGGTACTGTCTGAAATTTTTCAAAGACACCTGGCCGCGCATTCAAGCCCGGTATGTCGATACCGGGAAAGTCCGATTTATCTACCGCGATTATCCACGCGCAGATCAAGGTCCGGGCGTCGACGCGGCGGCGGCGGCGCGCTGTGCCGGAGCGCAGGGCAAGTATTGGGCGATGCATGATCGCTTGTTTGCCGAAGGGGGCCGACTTGACAAGCAAGTGTACCTTCGCCATACATCGGCAATCGGTCTGGATCAGCCCGCATTTGAGCGATGCTTCAAAGATGGACGATACACCAGCGCAATTTTCGAAGATCGTCAGGAAGCCAACCGGTGGGGGTTCCATGGAACTCCCGGGTTCATTCTTAAGAGAACGGCGAGTGAACCGACTGAGAAAGAGCCGGCCGTCGCGATACCTGGAGCATTTCCTTTCGAGATGTTCGCGGAAGAAATTGATCGATTGTTAGCGAGCGGCACAAAGAGTTCAGTTCAGATTACTCGACAGGAGCAGGAGAAAAAGGAGCAAGAGGAGCGTCAGGCAGTTGCTAAGCGTGAACGTGAGGCCCAAGTGGCGCGGGAAGCGCAGGCCCGAGTGGAGTACGAGCGGCAGCATCCAGAGATCGCCCGTGCGCGGGAAGCAGAGGCAGCTGCCCAAGAACAATGCGCCCAGTGCAAATCGAGCTGTGATGATCAATCATACCCCTGCACTTTAGCCTGCGTAGGCAACAATCCGGCTGACACGATGTGCATAGGGAGGTGCCAAGTAGCTCTCGACACATGTAAGAATACCTGTGAGGAGCAGCGGGACACTCTAATTGTACAAGCGGGTGGTACGCCTCGGGGCACTAGTAGTAGCGGAAGCGCAGCTTTACTCCAAGGCCTCGTGACTATGGCGGATAGCCTGGCTGCGGCTAAAGGGCTCCCCTCATCGGGAGCCAGGGGATCAATGACCCCACCGAACCTAGCGTCTACTCAATCGGGGACCTCGGCGCTTGAGCAGAACCAATCCACTGCCAAAGAATTTCCCCCATCGGGAACCAGCGGATTTCCTACTTCAGGGGCCCCACCACGGCGAGGATCTGCTCACTCGTGTCCGACCTCGTTGGCCCACTTGGCACCGAAGCTTCCCCAGTATGATGTTCCCGATCTACAACGGGCTAGGTCTGCGATCCTTCAGCTAAGTACCACTGAAATGTATCAGCGGATGCTTGACTCGGGCATCACGCCTGCGAATGGTGCAAAGATGGCAATCCAGGACGTAGAGAAAGTAGAACAGCAAAGGGAAGTTGCCAAACAGTGCGTACGACAGACTGCAGCCAACCCCGAATCGGTAATCTCGGCACTTGAGCGTGGGACGTATAGATCTCCTAACCCGGAAGCCCGAGGAGTATTAGACGGGTGCGCAAGGGGATATGTGCTTATGCACTATCAGGCAGTCGCGACTAAAGCAGCCGCGGTCGCCATCGCATGCATGGCCCGACAGTAGGTTCAGTATGAAATATATGCGTTGTGTATTTGCTGCAATACTCTCTGCATTCCCCATACTCGCGGAAGCCGCAGATCTGGAGCTATTGTCGGCCTCGCAAAACCCAACTCCTCAAGAGTGCGCGGCTATTGCTGGTCATAACTCTCGGATAGAGCAGAGCCTAGTCGCACAACACAATCGGTGTCTTGGCGCTTCAGCTTCGGCTAGTTTCGGCGAATACAAACTTGCCCACCCCTGCTCGAAGCTAGCCTGTCGTGAGATCCATCTCGGAATGCACAAGGCACATGAACAGATCGCCACCATTGCACGTGACTGTCAATCTCGCATTCCAAGAGAGGTGAGAAGCAGCTTGAGCGGTAACGCTGATCGAGGTTCGGCAGAGGACGTTAGCACGCAAACGGAATCCAAAAGATGGGCAGTTCAGATAGACGAACTATTGGGCAGAACTGAGCAAGCTGTCGAGATCGTCAAGAGTCGAGATCGTCCCTGGAGCTTGGCAGAGTTGGCATGGGGTGATTCGGTGGTGAGTATCAGGAAGAGGCTGGCAGATCGCCTGTCGGGTGGCGCTACTAAAGACAACTTGGACTGGGATGTCTATGACTTAATTTTTAACAGGGCATACGACGCACAGATTGCGAATGCACAGGCAGCGGGAAATCCTCTCGCGAGAGTAATTAATGAAGGGATGCTATCGCGCTTATATGTCACACATGCAGATATCGTGGGACAACTTGATCGCGCGCTAAGAGACATAAGCCATGTTGCAGCGCAATTGCCGGCGCTTCCGTCAACGAATCGCCATCCTCAGCGCTCTGATACTAGCAGTAGTAAGACGCGAGAGAGTTATAGACCGCCTGATCGTTCGCAGCAGTGCGCCGTCTTTCAGGATATGGAAGGGAGCTCTGCCCTCCTTGACAAAGACCCTGGCACTTGGATGGCGCTTAACGAGCGGTGCAATGGCGGGCGGTGACGCGGCACCAAAATAGGTGGCACGTCGGCGAGGCAATTGCTATGACAACGCCCCGATGGAGAGTTTCTGGGAGAAGCTCAAAACTGAGCTGGGCCATCATCGGCGCTGTGAGACCCGTGAGCAGGCGCAGCACGAGATCTCGGAGTACATCGAGAGCTTCTATACCCGGCAGCGGCGGCACTCCCGGCTCGGGAATCGCTCGCCAGTGGCATGTGCCCAGCAGTGGGCCCGTCAACAGCTGGCGGCGTAAGGCTGCAACTCATGGCGTCCACGATTGATAACCGGTGTCACAAAGTAGAGTGAGTGGGCGGCTGAGGAATACGAAACGAAGGTGGATTTGTGCGCGTAGGGTTGACATCGGTACTCAGGTACGATAGTCCTCTCCGACAATAAAGGTAGGGTGCCTCTATGGATTCGATACAATCGTTCTGGCCCGTGTCCCATCGTGACGATGACTTCTGGGTCTGTATGTCTTGTCTGACGGAAGTCTTTTACCGAAAAGTTCCCATGCCGGACTGTCCGTCCTGTCATGGTGTTTCAACGTATGAAGGTTTTACCTTGGAGGCAATTCGCGATTGGGGAACAGAAGAGTTGATCGCGAAGGCTGTTGCCGCACAAGAGACAGCGACTTCAACTCCATCTCCCGTTGAATCTGCCGCACCGATTGAAGCGGCGGATTAATACCAACTTCTCGACGGACTCCAGCGAGTCTTCCAGTGCAGGAATCCCGACCATTCCTCGTTCATGGCCAATGGAAGCAGGGCCAGATTGCGGCCCCGGTCGTTGATCCGTTCTCTGGGAAG is a genomic window of Candidatus Nitrospira kreftii containing:
- a CDS encoding protease, ATP-dependent zinc-metallo translates to MNARLAAPFDRVGGAMNSKVKNLLLWGMIGLFIALLLNMFSVPTHAPEEEVYFSDFMAKVDQGAVVKVIIRGRHISGVLKDNTRIHTYAADDPELITMLRERGVQIEVKPAGETPWYITFLYTWGPFILFLGLFLFFMRRMQAGGNSALSFGKSRARMLTEEHKKVTFADVAGVDEAKNDVQEIVEFLKDPRKFQSLGGRIPKGVLVVGPPGTGKTLLAKAVAGEAGVPFFSISGSDFVEMFVGVGASRVRDLFEQGKKHAPCIIFIDEIDAVGRLRGAGLGGGHDEREQTLNQLLVEMDGFDTTEGVILVAATNRPDVLDPALLRPGRFDRQVVVDRPDLRGRAEILKVHTKKVPVAANVELNTIARGTPGFSGADLENLVNEAALWAARQNKTEVDAVDFEMAKDKILMGAERKSMILTEEEKRITAYHEAGHALMARLLPGTDPVHKVTIIPRGRALGVTMQLPTEDRHSYTKEFLCNRLAVLMGGRVAEELVFKHVTTGAGNDLNQATDLARKMVCEWGMSDKLGPLTFGQKNDSVFLGRDWTAKRDLSERVAKEIDLEIKQFVTENYERAKQVLTEHMAGLNALAEALLIKESLDALDIDRILTESSAGTVPA
- a CDS encoding hypothetical protein (conserved protein of unknown function): MRPLNLQEAAQFLRMSKSSLYQRKDIPRYRRPGSRVMLFDQDELEAWLKQGRVVEVKASTPQAIAATNGPERSLGIVDISSPPIYHRSARYR
- a CDS encoding hypothetical protein (conserved protein of unknown function), with product MDSIQSFWPVSHRDDDFWVCMSCLTEVFYRKVPMPDCPSCHGVSTYEGFTLEAIRDWGTEELIAKAVAAQETATSTPSPVESAAPIEAAD
- a CDS encoding Putative Phage integrase (Modular protein), which encodes MTAVVDSPARSRLKQTPREIPLTPAAFSIFWRRVATDAKGVDLHFHDLRHTFATWLQNLGVPFEVCAALLGHRLRGVMNDQLGGDAMTAAYSHGGYGWNQQLRAAVSLLHQALVSYGLSYGTVLEEVTGERKVANSRKNEEKVWWSQRDSNPCLNLTATSPFILASFDDFLQVRNGYD
- a CDS encoding Chlorite dismutase, translating into MRSRSILTVVMVGLLAWSWAGTAQAAADREKLLKDPGVYGSFAVFKVDGDWWKLDKATRGSAAAEVKAIFQKHADTVTTDTYLLRGLSEKADFFVRVHSMEMLNNQNFLVDLMGTTFGKYLHNTNTFNGITKMANYVPAFPDDLKEAMKTLPDPGPKSYVIVVPIRKDAEWWITAQDGRNTMMKEHADATVTYLKTVKRKLYHSSGLDDLDFITYFETAKLDDFNNLVIGLERVNENRHNKQFGSPTLLGTIHSLDEILEVFSR
- a CDS encoding hypothetical protein (conserved exported protein of unknown function) produces the protein MIGRWLAPLCIGSILIWSSAASAGDSPDTDVRVRGQANAPLTLIEYSDFTCGYCLKFFKDTWPRIQARYVDTGKVRFIYRDYPRADQGPGVDAAAAARCAGAQGKYWAMHDRLFAEGGRLDKQVYLRHTSAIGLDQPAFERCFKDGRYTSAIFEDRQEANRWGFHGTPGFILKRTASEPTEKEPAVAIPGAFPFEMFAEEIDRLLASGTKSSVQITRQEQEKKEQEERQAVAKREREAQVAREAQARVEYERQHPEIARAREAEAAAQEQCAQCKSSCDDQSYPCTLACVGNNPADTMCIGRCQVALDTCKNTCEEQRDTLIVQAGGTPRGTSSSGSAALLQGLVTMADSLAAAKGLPSSGARGSMTPPNLASTQSGTSALEQNQSTAKEFPPSGTSGFPTSGAPPRRGSAHSCPTSLAHLAPKLPQYDVPDLQRARSAILQLSTTEMYQRMLDSGITPANGAKMAIQDVEKVEQQREVAKQCVRQTAANPESVISALERGTYRSPNPEARGVLDGCARGYVLMHYQAVATKAAAVAIACMARQ
- a CDS encoding Deoxyhypusine synthase, producing the protein MYAREFRDGAKDGLEALEPLDPEKITSFSELLEAMGKTAFGGRHLGKAFDVLWAMIEDPDCRVVMTLSGAMTIAKMGKIITKMIDEGMVHCIISTGALMAHGLSESVGKTHYRHDPSMSDEELFRKGYNRVYDTLEMEANLNYVEHVVTRTVKRLNDDRPLSSEILTRELGKTLAEEFDGEGILKSAYLKKVPVFIPAFTDSEVGLDMGTWAMAREVDRVRSQAGHKDDLAILQTILQSYPSFNPYLDLNSYADHVLSAKRLGIFTIGGGVPRNWAQQVGPYIEIGNLRLGLSVKPPRFQYGVRICPEPDYWGGLSGCTYQEGLSWGKFVTPKDGGRFAEVLSDATVVWPLLMMGLLERKKAGVVRHS
- a CDS encoding hypothetical protein (conserved protein of unknown function), encoding MESFWEKLKTELGHHRRCETREQAQHEISEYIESFYTRQRRHSRLGNRSPVACAQQWARQQLAA
- a CDS encoding Putative Phage integrase (Modular protein), which gives rise to MPYTIHTRPTQHGVAFDLYFRWKGVRYRPLLGYNLTKEQADAAAIAMIAKIQEGARADAQRPVSITFKEFLPLYWQTMHVKKRFDLARPASVIETHLLPRFGDRRLDSLMAEDGLDYITSRLADKAAPWTLRREWNVLMRILNLAVDFDKLDKNRLKRVELPDVEHRQRVATVEELKAIESKAVERRLKKIGAHEYDPAEFWRIATVALHTGLREAKILEIDRTWMRKRDDGGG